Proteins from one Sarcophilus harrisii chromosome 2, mSarHar1.11, whole genome shotgun sequence genomic window:
- the RNASE10 gene encoding inactive ribonuclease-like protein 10, translating into MKSVLLQTFPVLLLLLLLLGLRLGLGLGLWLTSTKLGDNQELHNSFWDSDSWEEAEVTDDLGGTQITELQDTGKNDMFLNKMKTSLAEIHEKEVVDYETLVTEELFQKEIIVYSRQLKNSRYFNDMMAQKLPGSKSTCKEKHTFIHEHYKTVRAIYDTPSIPCKKRENNCHQSRELLQLTVCQLIHDMVFPHKCNNESIPVTMNIVISCNGLNPQTFKEHA; encoded by the coding sequence ATGAAATCAGTCTTGCTGCAGACCTTTCCtgtattgctgctgctgctgctgctgctggggctAAGActggggctcggcctggggcttTGGCTGACTTCCACAAAACTAGGAGATAATCAGGAGCTGCATAATTCATTCTGGGACAGCGACTCATGGGAGGAGGCAGAAGTCACAGATGATTTAGGAGGCACCCAAATTACAGAACTACAGGACACTGGCAAAAATGACATGTTTTTGAATAAGATGAAAACATCATTGGCAGAAATCCATGAAAAGGAAGTTGTGGACTATGAGACCCTAGTAACTGAGGAGTTATTTCAAAAGGAGATTATAGTCTACTCTAGGCAGCTCAAGAATAGTAGGTACTTCAACGACATGATGGCCCAGAAATTACCAGGGTCAAAGAGCACCTGTAAGGAGAAGCACACCTTCATCCACGAGCACTATAAGACAGTCAGAGCCATCTATGACACCCCAAGTATTCCTTGTAAGAAAAGGGAGAATAACTGTCACCAGAGCAGAGAACTTTTACAGTTGACTGTCTGCCAACTTATCCATGACATGGTCTTCCCCCATAAGTGCAATAACGAAAGCATTCCCGTGACCATGAACATAGTTATTTCTTGCAATGGATTGAACCCTCAGACTTTTAAAGAACATGCCTAA